One Castanea sativa cultivar Marrone di Chiusa Pesio chromosome 4, ASM4071231v1 DNA window includes the following coding sequences:
- the LOC142631420 gene encoding uncharacterized protein LOC142631420 has protein sequence MDAKRFVWKNIVTRFGIPHTLISNNGLQFDNKAFRMYYCELGIKNRYSTPAYPQGNGQAETTPRRSIRETPFSMIYGVEAVIPLKTRFPTLRTSLFALDSNDKLLEKSLDLIEERRENTMVQLTYYQQKLKQGYDSSVKSRPLALGDFVLRKVVGTTKNPAWGKLWPN, from the exons ATGGATGCCAAGAggtttgtgtggaagaatattgtCACTCGATTTGGGATTCCTCATACCCTCATCTCAAACAATGGGCTCCAATTTGATAACAAAGCTTTCAGAATGTACTATTGTGAATTGGGTATCAAGAATAGGTACTCAACTCCGGCTTAtccacaagggaatggacaggccgag ACTACCCCTCGTAGGTCCATAAGGGAAACCCCCTTTTCAATGATTTATGGGGTCGAGGCTGTGATTCCTCTGAAGACTAGATTCCCAACGCTGAGGACAAGCTTATTCGCTCTAGATAGCAATGACAAACTACTAGAAAAGAGCTTGGATTTAATTGAAGAGCGAAGAGAAAATACCATGGTTCAATTAACATATTATCAACAGAAACTCAAACAGGGGTATGACTCAAGTGTGAAGTCAAGACCATTAGCCCTTGGGGACTTTGTATTAAGGAAGGTTGTGGGAACTAcaaaaaacccagcatggggaaagttaTGGCCCAATTAG
- the LOC142631421 gene encoding uncharacterized protein LOC142631421, which translates to MYNDRTELVEYVSHFNQRMVVHSKNETLMCKVFPSSLRPVVMRWFDGLNEGSINSFKKLTRAFVSRFVTCNRIPQPLDSLLSKTMRERETLKTYSDRYCEIFNEIDGNFDDVVVQTFKVDPPAEHDLRMSLTRKPVRSVRQLMDCIDKYKRVEEDQRQGKGKAKGSQAGSGAQRDASTRPPLGTISVILAAPGRTSSQPSRKHDDALKVTLRIGGYDVKRALVDQGNGAEIMYLDLYKGLKLRLVDLACYDSPLIGFNGKIAFPKGQIRLPVQTGLEVVEVNFIVVDAYSPYTAIVARTWLHTMAAVSSTLHLKEKEELVVFLRRNVNVFVWSAYEAPKMDPNFICHHLKINPSATPKKQPPRHLSKEHSDAVKEEATKLKRAWAIKEVFYSE; encoded by the exons ATGTATAATGACCGAACGGAGCTTGTGGAGTACGTTAGCCACTTCAATCAGAGAATGGTTGTTCACTCgaagaatgagaccttgatgtgcaaggtgttcccaTCCAGTTTAAGGCCCGTGGTGATGAGATGGTTCGATGGTCTGAATGAAGGTTCTATTAACTCCTTTAAAAAGCTTACAAGGGCCTTTGTTTCTCGTTTTGTGACTTGTAATAGAATTCCTCAGCCTTTAGACTCTTTATTGTCTAAGACTATGCGAGAAAGGGAAACCCTGAAGACGTATTCTGATAGATATTGTGAGAtatttaatgagatagatgggaACTTTGATGATGTGGTTGTACAGACTTTCAAAGTCGACCCACCTGCCGAGCATGATTTGAGAATGTCATTGACCAGGAAACCTGTTAGGAGTGTGCGTCAACTCATGGACTGTATTGATAAGTATAAGCGGGTCGAGGAGGATCAACGACAAGGGAAAGGGAAGGCTAAG GGTAGTCAGGCAGGGTCAGGAGCTCAAAGAGATGCTTCTACAAGACCACCTTTGGGTACAATTAGTGTCATTCTTGCTGCCCCAGGAAGGACGAGCTCTCAACCATCTAGG AAGCATGATGATGCCCTGAAAGTTACTCTCAGGATTGGAGggtatgacgtgaagagggcGTTGGTAGATCAAGGTAATGGTGCTGAGATCATGTATCTCGATCTATATAAAGGGCTGAAGTTGAGGCTCGTGGACTTGGCCTGCTATGACTCCCCTCTAATAGGGTTCAATGGGAAGATTGCCTTTCCGAAGGGCCAAATCAGGCTACCTGTTCAGACAGGGTTAGAAGTTGTGGAAGTGAACTTTATCGTGGTAGACGCTTACTCCCCCTATACTGCTATTGTGGCGAGAACTTGGCTCCACACCATGGCAGCTGTATCTTCCACTCTACACTTGAAG GAGAAAGAGGAGCTGGTAGTATTTCTTAGGAGAAACGTCAATGTGTTTGTGTGGAGTGCTTATGAAGCTCCTAAGATGGATCCAAATTTCATTTGCCATCACTTAAAAATTAATCCATCTGCCACCCCAAaaaagcaaccacctcggcacTTATCTAAGGAGCATTCTGATGCAGTCAAGGAGGAAGCGACCAAGCTCAAGCGGGCATGGGCTATTAAAGAGGTGTTTTACTCTGAGTAG
- the LOC142631856 gene encoding 2-alkenal reductase (NADP(+)-dependent)-like, translated as MASVVGEEVSNKQVIFKDYFTGFPKESDMYLTTSTIKLKVPEGSNGVLLKNLYLSCDPVMRILMQRVVPKGFSNYTPGSPINGYGVAKVLDSGHPDFKAGDLVWGSARWEEYSLITATEGLRKITHSDVPLSYYTGLLGMPGMTAYAGFHEVCSPKKGEYVFVSAASGAVGQLVGQFAKLLGCYVVGSAGSKEKVDLLKNKFGFDDAFNYKEEHDLDAALKRYFPEGIDIYFENVGGETLDAVLLNMRDHGRIAVCGMISQYNLDQPEGVKNLMCLIYKRIHMTGFTVRDYYHLYPKFLDTVLPYIKEGKIAYVEDIAEGLESGPAALVGLFSGRNIGKQVVVIARE; from the exons ATGGCGAGTGTTGTTGGAGAGGAAGTCAGCAACAAGCAAGTGATATTCAAGGACTACTTCACTGGTTTTCCCAAGGAATCAGACATGTACCTGACCACAAGTACCATCAAATTGAAGGTTCCAGAGGGTTCCAATGGTGTTCTTTTGAAGAATCTCTACTTGTCCTGCGACCCTGTCATGCGTATCCTGATGCAACGAGTTGTTCCTAAAGGATTCTCCAATTACACCCCTGGTTCT CCGATAAATGGGTATGGAGTGGCTAAAGTTTTGGATTCTGGGCATCCAGACTTCAAGGCAGGTGACTTAGTTTGGGGGTCTGCTAGATGGGAAGAGTATAGCCTAATCACAGCAACCGAAGGCCTCAGAAAGATCACTCACAGTGATGTACCCCTTTCCTACTATACAGGACTTCTTG gtATGCCTGGTATGACCGCCTATGCTGGTTTCCATGAAGTTTGTTCCCCTAAGAAAGGAGAATATGTCTTCGTTTCAGCAGCATCTGGTGCTGTTGGCCAGCTTGTTGGACAATTTGCAAAATTGTTGGGTTGTTATGTAGTTGGAAGTGCTGGAAGTAAAGAAAAG GTTGATCTATTGAAAAATAAGTTTGGATTTGATGATGCTTTCAATTATAAGGAAGAGCATGACTTGGATGCTGCTTTGAAAAG GTATTTCCCAGAGGGCATTGATATTTACTTTGAGAATGTTGGGGGTGAAACACTAGATGCAGTGCTCCTAAACATGAGAGACCATGGTCGCATTGCTGTATGTGGGATGATCTCACAGTATAATCTTGATCAACCAGAAGGCGTAAAAAATTTGATGTGTCTCATATACAAACGCATCCATATGACAGGATTTACAGTTCGTGATTACTATCACCTCTATCCCAAGTTCTTAGACACTGTGCTGCCTTACATCAAAGAGGGGAAGATAGCATACGTAGAAGACATAGCTGAAGGCCTTGAGAGTGGTCCAGCTGCCTTGGTTGGACTCTTTAGTGGTCGCAACATTGGAAAACAAGTAGTTGTAATTGCTCGCGAATAA